Genomic window (Microlunatus antarcticus):
GAAGTGGGACGTCCTGCTGTCGCAGAACCACCACAGCAGCGTGATCCTGGAGTCGGCGTACGACTGGCACCGCACCCTCTTCGAGGAGGGCTACCCGCGCAACGACCCGCTCACGCCCGGCAGCCCGTACGCGGGCGACGGCGCGGCGATCCGCGAGCGGCTCGGCATCCGGCCCGACCAGAAGGCCGTCCTCTACGCGCCGACGTGGCGGGAGAACCAGACGTCGATGGTGACGTTCCTGGACCTGGAACGGCTCAGCGCCGACCTCGGCGACGGCTACGTCATCCTGCTGCGCGGGCACTCCCGCACGGTCAAGTTCGGCGCGAGCCTGCACGAGATCCCCGGCGTGATCGACGTGACGACCTACCCCGAGGTCACCGACCTCTTCCTGGCCGCCGACGCGATGATCACCGACTACTCGTCGGTGATGTTCGACTACTCGGTCACCCGCCGGCCGATGATCTTCTACGTCCCGGACATGGACGACTACCGCGACTCGCTGCGCGGGGTCTACTTCGACCTCTCCGAGGTCGCCCCCGGCCCCGTGCTCTTCACCCAGGACGACGTCACCACCGCCGTCCGCGAGCTCGACCAGGCCGGCGAGCGCTACGCGACCTTGTACGACGCCTGGGTCGAGCGGTTCAACCACCACGACGACGGACGTTCCGCCGAGCGCGTCGTGAAGCGCCTCCTCGCGATCCGCAAGTAGGAACGCTTCCCTGAGCTCGCACCAGGGCCGGAACGCTCCCTGAGCTTGTCGAGGGGCCCGCAGGCGTTGGCGCCGGGGTGTCGCTCCTCCAAGGTCGTTGAAGGGCGCCCGGGGGAACGCTCCCTGAGCTTGTCGAAGGGCCCCGAAGGGGTTGGCGTTCGTCTGTCCACACGACCGCTCGACACAGCTTCGTCGTCCACAGGCATCCGTGGTGCGGCGGCCGACGGGCCGAAGCAGCACCACACTCACGCCATGGCCCACGTGTACCTCCTGCGCTGCTCCGACGGCTCCTTCTACGTGGGCAGCGCACGCGATCTCGATCAGCGGGTGATGCAGCATGCTTCCGGGGTCGTGAAGGGCTACACCTCGACAAGGCGTCCCGTCGAGCTCGTCTGGGCTCTCGAGACCGAGCGGGTGGACGATGCGGCCGAGCTCGAGCGGCAAATCAAGGGGTGGCGCCGCTCGAAGCGGCTGGCCCTGATCGAGGGACGCCTGGACGACCTCCCCGCGCTCGCGCGTGCTGGCTCCCACGCGGCCCCGCGCCTCAACGAGACGCGATAGGTGCGCGTTGGTTGCCATCACGCCAACCCCTGCGGGGCCCTTCGACAAGCTCAGGGAGCGTTCCCCCAAGCGCCCTTCGACAAGCTCAGGGAGCGTCCGAGCGGGGCGAGGACAGAGTTAAGGCAGCGTCACCGTCGCGCGCTGGAGGTTGTGGTCGGAGGCCTGCTTGCCGACGTAGGCGTGGGCGGCGTTCAGGCGGGCGACGTTCTCCCACTCGAGGACGCGGATCTTCTTCGAGGTGAAGATGTAGTCGATGTAGGTGCCGTTGGGGCGGCGGCCGAAGTAGTTCGGGCTCGGCTGGGGCATGAAGTCGTTGAAGCTGCTCAGCGGGGTGTTGATCCGCCGCTCGACCGTCGCGCCCGGGGTGTCCGTGGTCGAGCCGGACGGGTTGCCGAGCGGGTCGACGTAGCCGTACTTCCCCACGACGACCCGGTAGACCGGGTTGTCCTTGACCCCCGAGGGGTTCACGGAGTTCTTGTGGGCGTTCATGTCCCCCGTGATGAAGGTCGGCAGCTTCTTCGGGTTGCGCTTGGCGACCTCCTTGGCCAGGGTCGTGGCCTCGCTGACGTGCAGGTTCCAGTCCTTGTCGGGCTCCAGGTGGGCGGTGGCGAAGAAGAACTTCTTGCCCGTGCTGCGCTGGGTGAAGATCGCCCAGGCCATGTAGCGGTCGTCCTCGGGGCTGGGCAGCAGCTTCGAGCCCTGGCTGACCAGGGTGACTGCGCCGGAGTCGTACAGGATCTTCGTGCCCTTGGACGCGCCCTGGTCCTTGTAGGCGCACTTCGTCGGCGTCTTGGCCTTCACGCAGTTGTTCCGGTTCTTGTTCGCGAGCCGCCAGTCACCGCCGAGCCGGTTGCGCAGGTCCTCGAACTGGCTGAGGTCCTGGCCCTTGCCACCCTCGGCCTTCGGCAGCCACGCCTGGCTGGCCTCCTGCACCCCGAGGACGTCGAGCTTCTGCGACCTGATGTCGCGGACCACGTCGGCCCGGCGGTCCCACCACGAGCGCTCGTTGGGGTGGTCGCCCTCGCAGTTGAAGCACTTGATGTTGAAGCTGCCGACCCGCAGCTGGGCCGAGGTGGGCGCCGGCTTGGGCGTCGAGCCCGCCGCGGCGGCCGTGGTGACCTTGACCGCCCCCGAGTACGGGCTCCAGTTCTCGCCCTCGCTGCTGATCACCCGCACCTTGAACCAGTACGCGGTCTTGGGGGCGAGCCCGCTGATCGTGCCCGAGGTCGCCTTGAAGCGCTTGTACGAGGCCCCGGACATCGCGGCGTTGTCGGCCCACTGGACCCGGTAGGTCAGGCCGGAGCCACGGCTCCCCCACCGCAGCGCCACGCTGGTCGAGCCCGCGCTGCTCCGGGCGAGCCCGGCGGGAGCGCTGTACCCCTTCTGCGTCGTCGCCTTGACGGCCGTCGAGTACGGGCTGAGGTTGTCCCCGTCCGCGGTGATGACGCGGACCTTCACGTAGTACGCCTGGCCCGGCTTCAGCCCGGTCAGGCCCAGCTTGTTCGCCGTGACCCGCTTGTACGCGGCACCGCTCATCGAGCTCTTCGTCGAGTAGGCGACGCGGTAGCGGGGGGCGCCGGCCACGGCCTTCCACGAGACGTCGAGCGTCGAGAGACCGCCGACGGCGACCTTCAGGCCCGAGGGCGTCGCGGTCGCCGCCTGAGCGGGCAGGGCCGTCGCGGTGACGGCCCCCAGGGCGAGCACGGACGACACCGCCCACGCGACGAGACGGCGTCTGCTCGACCTGCTGACGTGCGGAAGTGGGCGGAATCGGACCATGCTTCGGGCTCCTCGAATTCGTGCTGCGTATCCGTCAAGCCCCCCGGTGCCGGAAACCTTAACCAATTGCTCAGAGTTAAACCACCCCTGATGTCAATGACCGACACACTTCCCACGCATTCTTTTTCTTCGACTTCTGGCACTAATTCAAGTCCTTGCCGTCAGACCCCGGACGAGGGCGCGCGTCGTTCGTGACCCCCCGGCGGCCTCGGCGTTGCTAGAATCCGCAGCGGCTGGATGGTCGAGGAGTGGAGTTGGGAACTGTGACGAGCGTCGACGGAAGCACCACGAAGCGGGTGCGGACGAGCCTCGGTGCGCTGGTCGTGATCGCCCTCGTCGGGACCGGTCTGACGACCAGCACCGCGACGGCCGACGTGACGAAGCCGAAGGTCGCCGCCGACACGAAGTCCGGCACCGCGCTCAAGGTCGACTGGACCGACGTCAAGGGCGCCGCGTCCTACCGCGTCCAGTACTCGGCCACCAAGAGCTTCGACGACGCCAAGACGCTGCCGGCCAAGGGCGACCCCGCGATCACCACGAGCGAGACGACGGTCACCGGTCTGACGACCGACAAGACCTACTTCGTCCGCGTCGCCGACGTCTCCGACAGCGGCAAGGTCGGCACCTACAGCGCGGCGACCGAGGCCAAGGCGGCGTTCAAGTTCGAGGCCCCCGGCGACATCTTCCGCACCAAGGTCGACCGCGACAGCATGACCGCGTCGTGGAAGGGCGTCAGCGGCGCGCCCGGCTACACGGTCCGGGTGTACTCGAAGGGCAACCCGACCAAGTTCTTCACGACGACGGGGACCTCGGTCAACCTGACCGGCCTCAAGTCGTCGACGAACTACTTCATCCGCGTGTACGTGGTGCAGCCGGCCGCGGGCTCGACCGACGAGGTCCGGCTCAGCGACGACTCGCCCGAGATCCAGCAGTCCACGACCAGCTACAAGCTGGCGACGCCGGACGGCCTGAAGATGACGAGCCAGAGCCCGACCTCCGTCGGGCTGTCCTGGACCGGGGTCTCCGGGGCTCCGGACGGTGCGGCCTACAAGCTCTCGTACGCCTACAACTACGCGCAGGACGATCACCAGAAGACGTCCCCCGCGTTCAAGGGCACCTCGGCGAAGCTGACGGGCCTCCGGAACGACACCACCTACTTCGGGATCCTCTACCTGGTCGACAAGGACGGGAAGCGCCTCAGCGCGTCGAGCGGGATCGTCACCATCAAGTCGACCGTCCCCCGCGGGACGATCAGCGGCAAGGTCGACGGCGTGACCGGGAGCGACCTGACGGCCGCCGCGTACACGACCTCGGGCTACGTCGCGGAGGCGGTCACCGTCGGGTCGGACAACAAGTACTCGCTGAACGTGCGGCCGGGCAACTACAAGGTCCAGCTCATGTACACCGGCGGCGACAACAAGGCCTCGGCCTGGGCGCGGTCGGGCAGCGACGGCGGCTGGACCTTCGGCGCGGCCTCCACGATCGTGGTCGACGCCGGCAAGACCACCGACGCCCCCGACGTGGACATCAAGAACGGCAAGGTCGTCTCGGGCAAGGTCGTGGACAAGAACGGCGACGCGATCCGCGACGTCGACCTGACCGCGATCGCCGCTCGCGGCGACGAGCGCGACGTCATCTCCCTGACCCGCAGCGGCTCGGACGGGTCGTTCTCGCTCGAGGGCCTCGGCAGCGGCGACTACTGGATCCGCGCCAGCTACTCCGGCGACGGCTTCAAGATCGAGAGCGTCAGCCTCGACGTCAGCAAGGACCTGGGCGTCAAGGTCACCCTCGACACCCTGCCCTTCCGCTCGAAGTACGGCGCCTCGATGCACGGCACCCGCAAGGTCGGCAAGACGATGAACGTCACCGCGACCCCGTGGCTCGCCGGGACCTACCCGACGACCAAGGCGACCATGAGCTACCAGTGGAAGCGCAACGGCAGCCCGATCAAGGGCGCAACGAAGCGGACCTACAAGCTCGTGAGCGCCGACCGGGGCAAGAAGCTCAGCGTCACCGCGACGGCCAAGCGCTACGGCTACACGACCGGCTCCGTCACCTCGACGGCCAAGTCGATCTCGTGAGCTGACGGGCCACCAGCCCGAGCAGGACCACCGTCCCCGGTTCCCCGTGAGGAGCCGGGGACGTCTGCGTTCAGCGCTTGCGCAGGCTCACGTTGCCGTGGGCGGTGGAGTAGAGCTGGCCGCTGCCGAGCTCGACGCCGGTCGGGCCGTTGAGGCGCAGGCGTCGTACGGAGGAGCCGGCGGTCACCTCGAGGTAGACGTCGGCGAGGCGTCCCCCGACCGTGACCGCGAGCGGGTCCAGGGTGCCGGTCACCCGGAGCGTCGCCCCGTCCGGGCCCGCGGTCGCGTCGACGGTCAGCGGACGGCGCCAGGGCCGTCCGGTCTCGCGCCCGACCAGCAGCCACGCGGCCGTCGGCGCGGGGGGCGGGGCGGGGTCGGTCCAGGCCTCGGCGTCCCAGGTGACCACGGCCTCGCCCTCGAGCGAGAACCTCCCGTCCGCCGTCCCGACCGTGAACGACGGCACCCGCAGCGAGGTGAGGCTGAGCCGGCGGGCCCGAGCCGCGACCGCGGCCTGCTGCACGCCCACCCAGCGGCGGAACACCTCGGCGTCGCTGAAGGCCGAGAGGCGTTCCCGGGCGTTCGCCCGCAGCTCGCGGACGCGCTTGGTCGGGAGCGAGAGGAACCGCTCGATGGTGTCGGCCAGGGCCGAGACGTCGCCGCCCGGCACGAGGAACCCGGTCTCGCCGTCGACCAGCAGCTCCGCGGGGCCGTAGCGGATGTCGTACGCGATCGGGACGCACCCGGCGGCCATGCTCTCGAGCAGCACGAGCGACTGGCCCTCGGTGGTCGAGGTCACCAGCGAGAACGAGGCGTCCGCGAAGTGGCGGGCCGCGCCCGGGGCGTACCCGTGCAGGACGACCTGGCCGGCGCTCCCGGTCTCGGCGACGGTCGCCTCGATCGAGGCGAGGCTGCCCGCGTCCTTGCCGTAGACGTCGAGCCCGAAGTCGGCGGCCCGGCCCCCGCGTCCCTGCACCAGCGCGACCGCCCGGACCGCGTGCTCGATCCGCTTGAGCGGCTTGAGGGTGGCGACCACGACGCCACGTTCCGGGCGGTCGGGGGCGGACCGGAGCCGGGAGAGCAGCGACCGCGGCGGGGCGGGCGGCTCGGGCACGACGGGTGGACCGGCGTTCGGGACGGCGTGGAGGTTGGGCGCGGCGCCGAAACGTTCCGCGACGTCGCGGCGCTGCAGGTCGGTCAGGAACACCACCGCGTCGAAGCGGTCGAGGTGCGGCATGATCCGCCGGTGCGCGACGTAGAGGTCGCCGAGGTACGGGTTGGACGCGTCGGCGAGGTGCGACTCGTGGAACACGTGGATCGTCGTCGCCCGCGGGTTGAGGTAGCGCGACAGGAACCGTGCGGTGCTCTTCGACTCGTTGACGATCACCGCGGGACCGTCGCCGACCAGGTGGTCGAGCCAGAGGTAGTAGACGTCCCAGGTGCTCCCGGCCAGCACGGTCGGTGCGCCGGTCGCGTCGAAGAACTGCTGGTAGCGCTTCTTCTCCCCGTCCACCTCGACCGGGAAGTCGCGGGCCAGCAGGCTGCCGTCGGCCCGGAACATCTGCGAGTGGACCAGCTCCCGGTGCTCGTCGTACGTCCGCAGGCACCAGCGGCTGCCCTCCTCCTCGACCGTCGGTGCGCCCGTGTCGTCGGCCGGGGCCGTGGGCGGCAGCGCGGCCAGCCGGTCGTGCAGCACCCCTTCGGCCTCCCAGGCGCGCAGGTCGCTGAACAGGGTCCGTACGGTCACGCCCTCGGGCAGGGTCCCGCGCCGGGTCAGCCGCTCGGTGATCTCGGCGCTGTCCTGCAGCGCGCTGAAGGTCAGGAGATCGACGGGGCGGCCGCTGCGCTGGACCTGCTCGCCGACGCGGCGGAGGGTGGCGGTCGTCTGACCGGCGTACTGCTCGGGGACCCACCAGGTCGTCACGAGCTGTCGGGCGGGCGGGAGCTCCTCGGACACGCCCCACACTCTGGCAGACGTCGAGTAGGTTAGCCCGGCTATGGCCCTGCTGCTCGACCTGACCCCCCTGCGCAGCGCGCCGGCCTACCGCCGCCTCTGGCTCGGCCTCAGCGTCTCCAACCTCGGCACCCAGCTCACCGTCACGGCGGTCGGTCTGCAGGTGTACCAGATCACCGGCTCGACCTTCTCGGTCGGCGTGCTCGGGATCTGCGCGCTCGTGCCGCTGGTCGTCCTCGGCCTCTACGGCGGCGCGCTCGTCGACGTCTACGACCGGCGCAAGGTCGCCCTGATCGCCTCGATCGGTCTCTGGGTCGTGTCCGGGCTGCTGGCCCTGCAGGCCTGGTTCCACCTGGACTCCGTCGCCGTGCTCTACGGGCTGGTGGCGCTGCAGTCGGCGGGCTTCGCGGTGAACAACCCGGCCCGTTCCGCGATCATCCCGCGCCTCGTGCCGAACGACCTGCTGCCCGCCGCGAACGTGCTCCAGACCGTCTCCTGGAACATCGCCTTCGTCGTCGGGCCCCTGATCGGCGCGTTCCTGGTCGCGGGCGGGGACTTCGGGCTCGCGTACACGGTCGACGTCGTCCTCTTCAGCGCGGCCCTCTGGGCGCTGTGGCGCCTGCCGGACCTGCCGCCCGTCGACACGGGGACCCCGGACGAGCCGGGCAAGCGCGGGATCGCCTCGGTGCTGGAGGGGCTGCGCTACCTCGCCACCCGCAAGAACGTCCGCATGACGTTCGTCGTCGACCTGACGGCGATGATCCTGGCCATGCCGCGGGTGCTGCTGCCCGCGGTCGGCGTCCTCTGGCTGGGCGGCGGGGCGACGACGACCGGGGAGCTGAGCGCCGCGTTCGCGGTCGGTGCGGTGCTGGCCGGCCTGCTGTCCGGCGGGCTGGTCAAGGTACGCCGCCAGGGCCGCGTCATCGTCGGCTCGATCGTCGTCTTCGGCCTGGCCGTCGCCGGCTTCGGCGCGGTCCTGCTGGGCGTGGGTCGTACGTCCCCGGCTCAGGTCCTCGTCCCGGGGCTGCTCGTCGCCTTCGTGCTCCTCGCCCTGGCCGGCGGCGCGGACGCCGTGAGCGCCGTGTTCCGGCAGACGATCCTGCAGGCCGCGACGCCGGACGCCATGCGGGGCCGGCTGCAGGGCGTCTTCATCGTCGTCGTGGCCGGCGGTCCCCGCCTGGGCGACCTCGTGCTCGGCACCGCGGCGGACCGGTTCGGCGAGGCCTGGGCCGCCCTCGGGGGCGGGCTGCTGTGCGTGGCGGTGCTGGTCGCCGTCGTCGCGGTGCAGCGTCGCTTCTGGGACTACGACGCCCACGACCCGCAGCCGTGAGGCGCGGACGACCGCCCGGGTGCGGCCCGCGTTGTTAGGGTCGAGCGCCTACGTGTGGTGCGCGAGCGCCCGAGGCGGGGAGCCAGATGAGTGACATCGGCGGGGTGCTGATCCACCAGCGCCGTCGAGTCGTCGAGATCGTCGACGTCTTCGCCCGGTACGGCTTCACCCAGCTGGCCTCGGTGTTCGGAGCGGCCACCGGCGACGAGCCGTCCCGGTTCCCGCTCCACCGCGCCGGTCTGCGGATCGCGGGCCTCGCCGACCCGGAGCTGGTGGCGATGACGACCGGCGAGCGGCTCCGCGCCGCCCTGGCCGAGCTGGGGACGACGTGGGTCAAGCTCGGCCAGATGCTCAGCCTGCGCGCCGACCTCGTCGGGGCCGACATCGCCGCGGCGCTGAGCGGGCTCCAGAGCACCGTCCCGGCCGACGCCCCCGGCCTGGCCACCGCCACGGTCGAGTCCGACCTCGGCCACCCCGTCAGCATCCTGTTCTCGGCGTTCTCCGACGAGCCGCTGGCCTCGGGCTCCGTCGCCCAGGTGCACGCGGCGACGCTGCACGACGGGACCGAGGTCGTGGTCAAGGTCCTGCACCACGACGCCGACCGCAAGGTCAGGGGCGACGTCGAGCTGATGAAGGTGCTCGCCCGTTCGGTGGAGTCGCTCGACCCCGCGCTGGCCCGCTACAACCCCGTGGCGATCGTGGCCGAGTTCAGCGACCTGATGACCGGTGCCGTGGACTTCACCTACGAGCTCGCCAACCTCCAGCAGATCGGCGCCAACCTCGCGGTCGAGCCCGACATCGTGGTCCCGCAGGCCTACCCGGAGCTGAGCACGGCACGGGTGCTGACCATGACCCGGATCCACGGCGGCCCGGTCGACTCCCGGGCCAGCCTGGAGGCGTACGGCTGGACGGTCGAGCGGTTCGTCCAACGGACCAGCGACGTGTTCCTGGCGATGATCTTCCGCGACGGGATGTTCCACGCCGACCCGCACCCGGGCAACTTCCTCGTCGTCGACGCCGGGCACCTCGCGGTCCTCGACTTCGGCGACGTCGGCTACCTGACGCCCAGCCGCCGGCTCGACTTCCAGGCGCTGCTGCTGGCCATCTCCGAGCGTGACGCCGGCGACTTCACCCACGCGCTGATGGCCGTCACCCGCGCGTCGGTCGAGGTCGACGAGGACGTCGTCCAGGGCGACGTCGAGGAGTGGATGCAGCGCTGGCTGGGCGGCGGGGTGAGCGAGCAGGACCTCGGGCCGGCCCTGGAGAACCTCCTCGTGCTCATCCGCGAGGACCACCTGACCTTCCCCTCCGACCTGCTGATGCCGCTGCGCGTGCTGCTGCGGCTCCAGGGGCTGGGGCTCCAGCTGGGCAGCACCGTCCCGCTCGACGACATGCTGCGCCCGTACCTCACGCAGATGCTGGCCGACCGCTACAAGCCGGCCGCGCTGCTCAAGCAGGCCCGCCGCACGTTGCGGAGCTGGGAGCGCCTGCTCGGGCCGCTCCCCGACGAGCTCGCCGGGCTGGCCGTCCGGCTGCGCCGCGAGGGCGCCCAGGTCGACGTCAAGGTCCACGACCCCGACGAGGTGATCGACAAGCTCATCGACGGCCTGCTCGCCTCGGCCTCGATCGTCGGCGCCTCGCAGCTGCTGAGCCGCCGCACGCCGCCGACGGTGCAGGACTTCTCCGTCCCCGGCGTGGCCGTCGGGGTGCTGGCCGCGTACACCTGGCGCCGCCTCCAGGTCCGCCGCGTCTCCCACAAGCCGCTCCGGAACCGCGTCGTCGGCCTCATCAGCCGCCGCTTCTGACGGGTCCGTCCCCTTTCGGGAGCGCGCCCGTCCACGTCTGCTCGCCTTGCGCGAGTCTGCGCGAGTTCGAACGCGCGCAGACTTCACCAGAGCGAGCAGACGTGCGGGATGCAGGTCTGGGTGGCCCATGGACAGCCGATGGGTGACGCTCGGGGCGGTTGCTGCGTCCTTGTCCTTGAACCCGCGAAGGGTAGGTTGCCGCGTCATTGGGGGCCCGAAAGGCGCGGCAACCTACCTCTCGCGGGGGGGTGGGGAAGTGAGCCAGGGGCGTACGGGTCAGGCGGCGAGGTCGTGGAGGACGGCCTCGAGGGCGTCGAGGCCCGCGTCGAGCTGCTCCTCGGTGATGACGAGCGGCGGGGCGAGGCGGATGGTCGAGCCGTGCGTGTCCTTGGCCAGGACGTGCCGGCGGGCGAGGGCCTCGCAGACGTCGCGACCGGTGCCGAGGGCGGGGTCGACGTCGATCCCGGCCCACAGACCGCGCACGCGGACCGCGACGACGCCGTGGCCGACCAGGGCCTCGAGCCGCTCGCGCAGGTGCTCGCCGAGGCGGGTGGCGCGTTCCTGGATCTCGCCGGTCGCCAGCATCGCGACGACCTCGGCCCCGACGGCGCAGGCCAGCGGGTTGCCGCCGAACGTGCTCCCGTGCGTCCCCGGCTGGAGGACGCCCAGCACGTCGGCGTCGGCGACGACCGCCGAGACCGGGACGATGCCGCCGCCGAGCGCCTTGCCCAGCAGGTACACGTCCGGCACCACGCCCTCGTGCTCGCAGGCGAGCGTCCGGCCCGTACGCCCCAGGCCGGACTGGATCTCGTCGGCGATGAAGAGGACGTTCCGCTCGCGGGTCACCGCGCGGACGCCGGCCAGGTAGCCGGCCGGCGGGATGCGGACGCCCGCCTCGCCCTGGATCGGCTCGAGGAGCACGGCGACGGTGTCGGCGGTGATCGCGGCGGTCAGCGCGTCGAGGTCGCCGTACGGGACGGTGACGAAGCCGGGGGTGAACGGGCCGTAGTCGTCGCGGGCCTCGGGGTCGTCGGAGAAGCTGACGATGGTCGTCGTCCGGCCGTGGAAGTTGCCGCCGGCCACGATGATCTGCGCGCGGCCCGCGGGGACGCCCTTGACGCGGTAGCCCCACTTGCGGGCGACCTTGATGCCCGACTCCACGGCCTCGGCGCCCGTGTTCATCGGCAGCACCATCTCCTTGCCGACCAGCGCGGCGAGCACGGTGGCGAAGGGCGCCAGCTGGTCGTGGTGGAACGCGCGCGAGGTCAGGGTCACGCGGTCGAGCTGGGCCCGGGCGGCCGCGAGCAGGCGCGGGTGGCCGTGGCCGAAGTTCGTCGCGGAGTACGCGGCGAGGAAGTCGAGGTAGTCGGTCCCGTCGACGTCGGTCACCACCGCGCCGAGCCCGTGGGAGACCACGACCTCGAGCGGGTGGTAGTTGTGCGCGACGTGCTCCGACTCGGCCTCGAGGAGGGCGGCCGCGGCGGTCGACGGGGGGGCGGTGGAGCGCGTGGGGGTGTCCAGGACGGCGGTCATCGTGGGTCTCCTTCTTCTGAGCGGGCGGGGCGGATCTCCTGGGTGCAGCACTTGACGCTGCCGCCGCCGAGGAGCAGCTCGGAGGTGTCGATCTCGACGCAGACGTAGCCCCGGGCCTCGAGGGCGTCGCGCAGGTGCCCGGCGCCGACGGGCAGGAACACGTTCCGGCCGTCGCCGACCGCGTTGAGCCCGAAGGCGTACGCGTCGGCGTCGTCGGCCAGGACCGCGTCGGGGAAGCGGTCGGCCAGCACCGCCTGCGACCGTGCGCTGAAGGCCGGCGGGTAGTAGGCGACCTGATCGGTGTCGGAGTCGAGGACGGCCAGGGCCACGTCGAGGTGGTAGAACCGCGGGTCGACGAGCTCGAGGCTCAGCACCTCCCGGCCGGTGAGGGCGGCGAGCTCGGCGTGCGCGGCCAGGTTGGTGCGGAAGCCGTACCCGGCCAGGACGACCGACGACAGCACGGCGAAGTCGCCCTCGGCCTCGTTCACCGCCACCGGGTCGGCCAGCGCGCGCCCGCCGTAGAGCACCCCGAAGCGTGCGTGCCACGCCCGGTGCGCGACCGCCTCCGCCGCCCGTTGGGAGGTGGCGAAGCGGGCACCGAGCGTGCGACCGTCGACGACGGTGGCCCCGTTCGCCGCGAAGACCATGTCCGGCAGCCCCGGCACGGGGTCGAGCAGGTCGACGCGGTGCCCGGCCGCCCGGTAG
Coding sequences:
- a CDS encoding GIY-YIG nuclease family protein, translating into MAHVYLLRCSDGSFYVGSARDLDQRVMQHASGVVKGYTSTRRPVELVWALETERVDDAAELERQIKGWRRSKRLALIEGRLDDLPALARAGSHAAPRLNETR
- a CDS encoding fibronectin type III domain-containing protein, which gives rise to MLALGAVTATALPAQAATATPSGLKVAVGGLSTLDVSWKAVAGAPRYRVAYSTKSSMSGAAYKRVTANKLGLTGLKPGQAYYVKVRVITADGDNLSPYSTAVKATTQKGYSAPAGLARSSAGSTSVALRWGSRGSGLTYRVQWADNAAMSGASYKRFKATSGTISGLAPKTAYWFKVRVISSEGENWSPYSGAVKVTTAAAAGSTPKPAPTSAQLRVGSFNIKCFNCEGDHPNERSWWDRRADVVRDIRSQKLDVLGVQEASQAWLPKAEGGKGQDLSQFEDLRNRLGGDWRLANKNRNNCVKAKTPTKCAYKDQGASKGTKILYDSGAVTLVSQGSKLLPSPEDDRYMAWAIFTQRSTGKKFFFATAHLEPDKDWNLHVSEATTLAKEVAKRNPKKLPTFITGDMNAHKNSVNPSGVKDNPVYRVVVGKYGYVDPLGNPSGSTTDTPGATVERRINTPLSSFNDFMPQPSPNYFGRRPNGTYIDYIFTSKKIRVLEWENVARLNAAHAYVGKQASDHNLQRATVTLP
- a CDS encoding fibronectin type III domain-containing protein, whose translation is MTSVDGSTTKRVRTSLGALVVIALVGTGLTTSTATADVTKPKVAADTKSGTALKVDWTDVKGAASYRVQYSATKSFDDAKTLPAKGDPAITTSETTVTGLTTDKTYFVRVADVSDSGKVGTYSAATEAKAAFKFEAPGDIFRTKVDRDSMTASWKGVSGAPGYTVRVYSKGNPTKFFTTTGTSVNLTGLKSSTNYFIRVYVVQPAAGSTDEVRLSDDSPEIQQSTTSYKLATPDGLKMTSQSPTSVGLSWTGVSGAPDGAAYKLSYAYNYAQDDHQKTSPAFKGTSAKLTGLRNDTTYFGILYLVDKDGKRLSASSGIVTIKSTVPRGTISGKVDGVTGSDLTAAAYTTSGYVAEAVTVGSDNKYSLNVRPGNYKVQLMYTGGDNKASAWARSGSDGGWTFGAASTIVVDAGKTTDAPDVDIKNGKVVSGKVVDKNGDAIRDVDLTAIAARGDERDVISLTRSGSDGSFSLEGLGSGDYWIRASYSGDGFKIESVSLDVSKDLGVKVTLDTLPFRSKYGASMHGTRKVGKTMNVTATPWLAGTYPTTKATMSYQWKRNGSPIKGATKRTYKLVSADRGKKLSVTATAKRYGYTTGSVTSTAKSIS
- a CDS encoding glycosyltransferase, with product MSEELPPARQLVTTWWVPEQYAGQTTATLRRVGEQVQRSGRPVDLLTFSALQDSAEITERLTRRGTLPEGVTVRTLFSDLRAWEAEGVLHDRLAALPPTAPADDTGAPTVEEEGSRWCLRTYDEHRELVHSQMFRADGSLLARDFPVEVDGEKKRYQQFFDATGAPTVLAGSTWDVYYLWLDHLVGDGPAVIVNESKSTARFLSRYLNPRATTIHVFHESHLADASNPYLGDLYVAHRRIMPHLDRFDAVVFLTDLQRRDVAERFGAAPNLHAVPNAGPPVVPEPPAPPRSLLSRLRSAPDRPERGVVVATLKPLKRIEHAVRAVALVQGRGGRAADFGLDVYGKDAGSLASIEATVAETGSAGQVVLHGYAPGAARHFADASFSLVTSTTEGQSLVLLESMAAGCVPIAYDIRYGPAELLVDGETGFLVPGGDVSALADTIERFLSLPTKRVRELRANARERLSAFSDAEVFRRWVGVQQAAVAARARRLSLTSLRVPSFTVGTADGRFSLEGEAVVTWDAEAWTDPAPPPAPTAAWLLVGRETGRPWRRPLTVDATAGPDGATLRVTGTLDPLAVTVGGRLADVYLEVTAGSSVRRLRLNGPTGVELGSGQLYSTAHGNVSLRKR
- a CDS encoding MFS transporter, whose protein sequence is MALLLDLTPLRSAPAYRRLWLGLSVSNLGTQLTVTAVGLQVYQITGSTFSVGVLGICALVPLVVLGLYGGALVDVYDRRKVALIASIGLWVVSGLLALQAWFHLDSVAVLYGLVALQSAGFAVNNPARSAIIPRLVPNDLLPAANVLQTVSWNIAFVVGPLIGAFLVAGGDFGLAYTVDVVLFSAALWALWRLPDLPPVDTGTPDEPGKRGIASVLEGLRYLATRKNVRMTFVVDLTAMILAMPRVLLPAVGVLWLGGGATTTGELSAAFAVGAVLAGLLSGGLVKVRRQGRVIVGSIVVFGLAVAGFGAVLLGVGRTSPAQVLVPGLLVAFVLLALAGGADAVSAVFRQTILQAATPDAMRGRLQGVFIVVVAGGPRLGDLVLGTAADRFGEAWAALGGGLLCVAVLVAVVAVQRRFWDYDAHDPQP
- a CDS encoding ABC1 kinase family protein translates to MSDIGGVLIHQRRRVVEIVDVFARYGFTQLASVFGAATGDEPSRFPLHRAGLRIAGLADPELVAMTTGERLRAALAELGTTWVKLGQMLSLRADLVGADIAAALSGLQSTVPADAPGLATATVESDLGHPVSILFSAFSDEPLASGSVAQVHAATLHDGTEVVVKVLHHDADRKVRGDVELMKVLARSVESLDPALARYNPVAIVAEFSDLMTGAVDFTYELANLQQIGANLAVEPDIVVPQAYPELSTARVLTMTRIHGGPVDSRASLEAYGWTVERFVQRTSDVFLAMIFRDGMFHADPHPGNFLVVDAGHLAVLDFGDVGYLTPSRRLDFQALLLAISERDAGDFTHALMAVTRASVEVDEDVVQGDVEEWMQRWLGGGVSEQDLGPALENLLVLIREDHLTFPSDLLMPLRVLLRLQGLGLQLGSTVPLDDMLRPYLTQMLADRYKPAALLKQARRTLRSWERLLGPLPDELAGLAVRLRREGAQVDVKVHDPDEVIDKLIDGLLASASIVGASQLLSRRTPPTVQDFSVPGVAVGVLAAYTWRRLQVRRVSHKPLRNRVVGLISRRF